The window GTCCTGGCCGAAGCCATCCACCGCGGCCTCCGCCACCTGCCTCCCACCTACCCGGACCGCGTCACCGCGGCAGCGAGAACCCTCGACGACGTCGGCCTGCGGAAGGCGGCGAACGCGGTGCGCGCGTTCGCCGATGATCCCGGCGCCTGGCTCGACGCCCAGATCCGGCTACTCACCACAGTCGAGTTCCGCTGACGGTTCGGACCCCGCGGATTCACCCGAATGCGCACCTGTCACACCTCGCCGCGAGCGACGATGCTCAAGGCATGACTTTCTCCAGCGTCCGCGAAGGTGAGGCGTCGCGGGTCGCGGGGCCCGATGAGGGCATCTCGCTCGACGAGTTGCGGCTGGCCGCGCGCAACCACGGGATGCCGTTGGAGGCGCTGCGCTACGACCTGACGCCGCCGGGGCTGCACTACGTCCTGGTGCACTACGACATCCCCTTCGTCGACCCCGACACCTACCGGCTCACCGTGGACGGCCGGGTCGGCACCGCGCTGGAGTTCGACCTGGCGTCGCTGCGGGCGCGGCCGAAGGTGAACCTGACGGTCACCCTGGAGTGCGCGGGCAACGGGCGGGCCCGGCTGCACCCGCGGCCGGTGAGCCAGCCGTGGCTCGACGAGGCGGTCGGGACCGCGCGGTGGACCGGGACGCCGCTGGTCGACCTGCTCGCCGAGGCGGGGGTGCTGGAGGACGCGGTGGATGTCGCGTTCACCGGGCTTGATCACGGGACCGACCGGGGCGTAGAGCAGGACTACCAGCGCGGGCTGTCCCTGGCGGCCGCGGTCGGCCGGGACGTGCTGGTCGCCTACGAGATGAATGGTCAGCCGCTGCCACCGCAGCACGGCGCGCCGGTGCGGCTGATCGTGCCCGGGTGGTACGGGATGGCGAGCGTGAAGTGGCTGCGGCGGATCACCGTGCTGGACCACGAGTTCACCGGATTCCAGAACGCGACCGCGTACCGGATCAAGCACGACACCGGGGACGACGGCGAACCGGTGACGCGGATCAGGCCGCGGGCGCTGGTCGTGCCACCGGGCTTCCCGGACTTCATGACCCGGCGGCGGATCGTCGACGCCGGGCCGGTCGAGCTGTTCGGCCGGGCGTGGAGCGGGCAGGGGCCGGTGACGCGGGTCGAGGTCAGCGTCGACGGCGGGCAGACCTGGGCGAACGCGGCGCTCGGCAAGCAGGCGGGCAAGTACGCCTGGCGGCCGTGGACCTTCCGCTGGTCAGCGGTCCCGGGTGAGGTCGAGGTGCTGGTCCGGGCCGCGGACCGGCACGGGGTGCAGCCGGTCGAGCAACCGTGGAACACCCAGGGGATGGCCAACAACATGGCTCAGCGGGTGTCGGTGACCGTCCGCTGAGCCTCGCTACACCGCGCGCTCGGGTTCGATGTCGACGCGGCGCACGTCGGCGCCCAGGCGCTGCATGTTCTCCACGAACATGGGGTAGCCGCGGTCGATGTGGAAGACGTCCCACACCTCTGTGACGCCTTCCGCGCACAGGCCCGCCATGACCAGCCCCACCCCCGCGCGAATGTCCGACGCCCACACGGGCGCGCTCGACAGTCGTTCGACGCCGCGGATGACGGCGTGGTGGCCGTCGGTGCGGGCGTCCGCGCCGAGCCGGACCATTTCCTCCACGAAGCGGAAGCGGGCCTCGAAGAGGTTCTCGGTGATCATCGACGTCCCGTCCGCGACCGCGGTCAGGGCGATGGCGAAGGGCTGCAGGTCGGTGGCGAAGCCCGGGTAGGGCAGGGTCACGAAGTCGACCGCGGTGGGGCGTTCGTGCTGGACGACGCGGAAGCCGTCCTCGTAGATGGTGATTTCCGAGCCCGCGCTGCGCAGCTTCTCCAGGACCAGGTCCAGGTGGTGCGGGTTGACGCCCTTGACGGTGATGTCGCCACGGGTCATCGCGGCGGCGAAAGCCCAGGTGGCGCCCACGATCCGGTCGCCGACCACGCGGTGTTCGGTGGGCCGCAGCGACTCGACGCCGTGGACGGTCAGCGTCGACGTGCCCGCGCCCTCGACCTTGGCGCCCATCTGCTGCAGCATCAGGCACAGGTCGATGATCTCCGGCTCGCGCGCGGCGTTGTCGATGACCGTGACCCCGTCGGCCAGCACGGCGGCCATCAGGATGTTCTCGGTGGCGCCGACGCTGGGGAAGTCGAGCCAAATCTGCGCGCCGTGCAGGCCCTCGGCCTCGGCCACGACACAGCCGTGCTCGATCTCGCTGGTCGCGCCGAGCGAGCGCAGGCCGTTCTGGTGCATGTCCAGCGGCCGCGAGCCGATCGCGTCACCACCGGGCAGCGCGACGACGGCGCGCTTGCACCGGCCGACGAGCGGGCCCAGCACGCAGACCGACGCCCGCAGCTTGCCCATCGACGGCGAGTCGGCCCGGTAGTTCAGCTCCGCGGGGGTGGTGATCACCGCGCGGTCGCCCTCGAGGACCACCTCGCAGCCCAGGCTGCGCAGGACGTCGGCCATCAGGGGGACGTCGAGGATCTCCGGGCAGTTGGTCAGGGTGGTCGTGCCCTCGGCCAGCAGCGCCGCCGCCATCAGCTTGAGCACGCTGTTCTTGGCGCCGACAACCGCGACGTCGCCGACGAGCCGGGCGCCGCCGTGAACCTGGAAGTGCTCTGTCACGCGGGCAATGATGCCCCTACCGAACCCGCTCACCCCAGTCGGGTGGCCGGGCGGGTAATAGGCTGACGCCATGTCGGTTCACATCACGAGGGTCTACACCAAGGTCGGCGACAAAGGCACGACCGCGCTAGGCGACGGTTCGCGGGTGCCGAAGACGTCGGTCCGCCTCGCCGCCTACGCCGATGTGGACGAGGCCAACTCCTCCATCGGGGTGGCAATCGCCCTCGGCGGGCTGACCGACGAGGTCGCCGAGGTCCTGCGCGGCATCCAGAACGACCTGTTCGACGTCGGCGCCGACCTCTGCGCCCCGATCGTGCCGGACCCGCCGTACCCGCCGCTGCGCATCACCGAGGCGTACGTGACCCGGCTCGAAGGGTGGATCGACGACTTCAACGACCGCCTGGAGAAGCTGAACAGTTTCATTCTTCCCGGTGGAACCCCCGGCGCGGCCCTGCTGCACGTCGCCCGCACCGTCGCGCGGCGGGCGGAGCGCAACGCGTGGGCGCTCATCGAGGACGACGCCGAGCGGACGAACGTCCTGGCGGCGAAGTACCTCAACCGGCTGTCCGACCTGCTTTTCGTCCTCGCGCGCATCGCGAACCCGGACGGCGACGTGCTCTGGAAGCCCGGCGCGAACGGCTAGTCCGGTCGCGGGGGGCTGGTCCGCCTCCCCGGAATTTTAAGTGTTGGTCACCTGCCCTGTGATGGCCGGTTTGGTGCGAACCGTGGTCGGGTTTCGTCACGGTCCCCTTAGGTGCGGTCGGATGCGCGAAGGCCTGTCCCACCGACCGCATGTCCAGGAGGGTCGGCGGTTCGCGCCGCTCGAACCGGTACCTAAGGGGACCGTGACGAAACCCGACCACGGTTCGCACCAAACCGGCCCTCACAGGGCAGGTGACCAACACTTAAAATTCCGGGGAGGCGGGGCTGTCGCCGGGCCGTTCCCGATGCACGTCACCTACCGGTTCGACGAGCATCCCGAGGGGACACTCGCCAGCATCCGCATCCAGGGCGACGCGAGCGGCTACTACCGGTTCGTCGGCCCGCTCATGGCGCCGATGGTGCGCGGCAACCTCCGCAAGGACCTGCGAGACCTGGCGAGCAAGGTGTCCGGATAGCTGTCCGGGCTCAGGAGTAGCGGTGGCTCTTGGCCGCGTGCCCGCGCTCACGGGTACAGCTGCGTCCGCTGATCGCCCGATGGCCGCAGAGCGCCGCCTCCGCCACCTCGGTCACTTCGGCCGTCTCGGTCACCTTGGCCGTCTCGGCCACCTTGGCCGGTTCCACGTCGGTGGTACCTGGGGCGACCCGGGCCGGTTTGGCAGGCGGCCGCGGCGGCGTCGCGGCGACCGGCTTGGTTTCGCGGGCGGCAGTCCGCTGTGCGTAGCGCGCCTCGCGCAGGGCGCGAAGGTCGTCCGTCTTGCTCATCGTGGGCTCACCTCGCGAGCATAAGGGCCACCCACGACAAACCGGCTACAGGTGCAGGCCCGGCAGTTCGGCGAACCGGAACAAGGTGTCGACGTCGAACGTGTGATCGTCATCGGATCGGGCACCCGAGACGCCCTGGAAGCCCAGGTGGATCTCAGAGCCGTCCGGCCGCACCGCGTTCAGCTTCGCGGATCGGCTGCCGTCGGACAGCGTCACAGTGGCCTTGGTGCCATCGGGCAGGACCCGCGCCACGCAGGTCGTCTCCGGCCGCGCGCGCTCGGGCGGGGCGCAGCCGCCCACCTCCAGGCGGTCACCGGACCGCTGGAGCAACTCGTGCAGCTTCTTCCGATCCACGCGGGCCACCGAGGCCATCACGCCTGCCTGCCAGGAGCCCCCCGCGTCGATCATTGCGCCCTGCGCCGAGTACGTCTCGCCGTAGTCGACACCATGGAGCCGGTTGGGCCGCCAGCCGAACGGGCGGTCAAGCTTGATCGAGTGGGGCAGCACGGTCGACCCTTCGAGGACTCTCGTCAGGTCCCGCGAGTGCTCGGTCTCGATCGGTTCCGGGTGATCCGGGGCCGTCGTCATTCGGGGCGCGGCTGTGGACGGGCGTGGGTCGCGCACCACGCCGATCGCGAGGACGACGAGCGCGGCCGAGACCGTTGTCGCCAGGATCGCGAAGAGTAAGAGCCGTCGGCTGTATGACCGCATGTCGTCCCCCAGGGTGCGCAGTCAGATCATCGTGCCGGCTCGCGCCTTATCGGCGTCTCGGAACGCGCACTCTCGCCAGATCCGTGGCCACCACGATCTCGCCGTCGAACTCCGCCGCGGCTTCCTCGTGGAACAGGCTCAGATCGTCATAGCGCTGCGAGAAGTGGGTCAGCACCAGCGTCCGCACACCACTCTCCCGCGCGACCCGTGCGGCCTGCCGGGCCGTCAGGTGGGCGTGCTCCTCGGCCAGCGCCGCGTCCGCGTGCAGGTAGGTCGACTCGATCACCAGCAGGTCCGCGGCCTCGGCCAGGTCGTACACCGCGTCGCACAGGCGGGTGTCCATGACGAAGGCGAACCGCTGCCCGGGCTTCGGCTCGCTGACCCGCTCCAGCAGCTCCCCGCCTTCGCGTTGCAACGCGCCGACAGCGGGGCCGGTGATGCCGAACTCGGCCAGCTTCTCCGGCACCATCCGGCGGGAGTCGGGCTCACGCAGCTGGTAGCCGAAGGTCTCGATGCGATGGTCGAGCCGTCGCGCGTGCAGCTCGCCGAACGGGCCGGTCGCGATGACGCCCTCGGCCACCACGGGCTCCTCGCGGACCTGCGCGACCTCGTAGAACGAGCTGGCGCGCCGCAGGTTGGCGAAGTACTCCGCGCCCGACGCCGGGTAGTGGGCGACCACCTCGTGGGCCACGTTGTCGAGCGAGAGACGCTGCACGATGCCGGGGACGCCCAGGCAGTGGTCGCCGTGGAAGTGGGTCACGCACAGCCGGGTGATCGCGGTGACCGACACCCCGGCCAGCGCCATCTGCCGCTGCGTGCCCTCGCCGGGGTCGAACAGGAAGACGTCGTCGTCCCAGCGCAGGAAGTAGCCATTGTGGTTGCGCGCGCGGATCGGCACCTGGCTCGCGGTCCCGAGGACGACGAGTTCCCGCATGGACAAACTAGGACGCCCAGGGCAGCCGTCGGCCGGGGGGCGCGCTTTCCAGCCACGACAGGAAGCCGGTGAGCACGTCCGGCCCCATCGCGACCTCGACGCCGGGGGCCGCGCCGCCGTT is drawn from Actinokineospora alba and contains these coding sequences:
- a CDS encoding sulfite oxidase, with product MTFSSVREGEASRVAGPDEGISLDELRLAARNHGMPLEALRYDLTPPGLHYVLVHYDIPFVDPDTYRLTVDGRVGTALEFDLASLRARPKVNLTVTLECAGNGRARLHPRPVSQPWLDEAVGTARWTGTPLVDLLAEAGVLEDAVDVAFTGLDHGTDRGVEQDYQRGLSLAAAVGRDVLVAYEMNGQPLPPQHGAPVRLIVPGWYGMASVKWLRRITVLDHEFTGFQNATAYRIKHDTGDDGEPVTRIRPRALVVPPGFPDFMTRRRIVDAGPVELFGRAWSGQGPVTRVEVSVDGGQTWANAALGKQAGKYAWRPWTFRWSAVPGEVEVLVRAADRHGVQPVEQPWNTQGMANNMAQRVSVTVR
- the murA gene encoding UDP-N-acetylglucosamine 1-carboxyvinyltransferase, coding for MTEHFQVHGGARLVGDVAVVGAKNSVLKLMAAALLAEGTTTLTNCPEILDVPLMADVLRSLGCEVVLEGDRAVITTPAELNYRADSPSMGKLRASVCVLGPLVGRCKRAVVALPGGDAIGSRPLDMHQNGLRSLGATSEIEHGCVVAEAEGLHGAQIWLDFPSVGATENILMAAVLADGVTVIDNAAREPEIIDLCLMLQQMGAKVEGAGTSTLTVHGVESLRPTEHRVVGDRIVGATWAFAAAMTRGDITVKGVNPHHLDLVLEKLRSAGSEITIYEDGFRVVQHERPTAVDFVTLPYPGFATDLQPFAIALTAVADGTSMITENLFEARFRFVEEMVRLGADARTDGHHAVIRGVERLSSAPVWASDIRAGVGLVMAGLCAEGVTEVWDVFHIDRGYPMFVENMQRLGADVRRVDIEPERAV
- a CDS encoding cob(I)yrinic acid a,c-diamide adenosyltransferase yields the protein MSVHITRVYTKVGDKGTTALGDGSRVPKTSVRLAAYADVDEANSSIGVAIALGGLTDEVAEVLRGIQNDLFDVGADLCAPIVPDPPYPPLRITEAYVTRLEGWIDDFNDRLEKLNSFILPGGTPGAALLHVARTVARRAERNAWALIEDDAERTNVLAAKYLNRLSDLLFVLARIANPDGDVLWKPGANG
- a CDS encoding SRPBCC family protein, with protein sequence MHVTYRFDEHPEGTLASIRIQGDASGYYRFVGPLMAPMVRGNLRKDLRDLASKVSG
- a CDS encoding ribonuclease Z → MSMRELVVLGTASQVPIRARNHNGYFLRWDDDVFLFDPGEGTQRQMALAGVSVTAITRLCVTHFHGDHCLGVPGIVQRLSLDNVAHEVVAHYPASGAEYFANLRRASSFYEVAQVREEPVVAEGVIATGPFGELHARRLDHRIETFGYQLREPDSRRMVPEKLAEFGITGPAVGALQREGGELLERVSEPKPGQRFAFVMDTRLCDAVYDLAEAADLLVIESTYLHADAALAEEHAHLTARQAARVARESGVRTLVLTHFSQRYDDLSLFHEEAAAEFDGEIVVATDLARVRVPRRR